From one Culex quinquefasciatus strain JHB chromosome 3, VPISU_Cqui_1.0_pri_paternal, whole genome shotgun sequence genomic stretch:
- the LOC6050315 gene encoding multifunctional methyltransferase subunit TRM112-like protein: MKILTYNFLTSKCIRGVKVGYPLKLNIVEKKVVSSDFNSEFITRMIPRLDWGAIKQAANNIGADLPATMPDDIGADSETLQKLHHILMEVDVVEGTLECPETGRVFPIQDGIPNMLLNEDEV, encoded by the exons ATGAAGATTCTAACGTACAATTTTCTCACGTCCAAGTGCATTCGCGGCGTAAAGGTTGGCTACCCGCTGAAATTGAAT ATTGTGGAGAAAAAGGTAGTTTCGTCGGATTTCAACTCGGAATTCATCACCCGGATGATCCCCCGATTGGACTGGGGTGCCATCAAGCAGGCGGCCAACAAT ATCGGTGCCGACCTGCCGGCCACCATGCCCGACGACATTGGCGCCGACTCGGAGACGCTCCAGAAGCTGCATCACATCTTGATGGAGGTGGACGTGGTCGAGGGTACGCTCGAGTGCCCGGAAACGGGCCGGGTGTTCCCGATCCAGGACGGCATCCCGAACATGCTGCTGAACGAGGACGAAGTTTGA